In one window of Ptiloglossa arizonensis isolate GNS036 chromosome 5, iyPtiAriz1_principal, whole genome shotgun sequence DNA:
- the Sa1 gene encoding stromal antigen isoform X2, with product MMHRRGGKRIRMDDPVPPEYEAPMTPMTPMNDNSGGEANESYSTYAPYSQAPQTPIHNPTPEHYSSESYSSPGTSQHQYQEQTGNFENQSQFEQPMTPATPTNMRITRNTRARLRGGLIQQPKYKEIDTDYIPTTSSRGRGGGGRGRGKRTHHSHSLEDEASLYYVIRNNRSSLTTIVDDWIEKYKSNRENALLMLMQFFINASGCKGRITSEMQATMEHVAIIRKMTEEFDEESGEYPLIMTGQQWKKFRANFCEFVQILVRQCQYSIIYDQFLMDNVISLLTGLSDSQVRAFRHTATLAAMKLMTALVDVALTVSINLDNTQRQYEAERQKAREKRAADRLESLMAKRKELEENMDEIKNMLTYMFKSVFVHRYRDTLPEIRAICMAEIGVWMKKFHQNFLDDSYLKYIGWTLHDKVGEVRLKCLQALQPLYASEELKTKLELFTSKFKDRIVAMTLDKEYDVAVQAVKLVISILKHHREILTDKDCEHVYELVYSSHRAVAQAAGEFLNERLFRPDDEAVAGVKTKRGKKRLPNTPLIRDLVLFFIESELHEHGAYLVDSLIETNQMMKDWECMTDLLLEEAGPEEEALDNQKETSLIELMVCCIKQAATGEAPVGRGPTRKILSAKEMKQVHDDKQRLTEHFIQTLPLLLDKYRADPEKLANLLAIPQYFDLDIYTKSRQEQNLDSLLNKIQTIVEKMHDTEVLDTAAKTLEHMCIEGHAIFTRCDVARSTLIDSIVNKYKEAIDEYRNLIEGDEEPDEDEIFNVVQSLKKVSIFYSCHNMNPWGIWDSLYKDIEDAKDPSKCLPHEAVKYCISACFFAILWGQNHLMESVDSGNRGEDECRQLKERLHSFMGSMRHFVSGDGTGAPSPPILREEAYNTICDLLVVFCNQLTTHSNPLMHQLVYEPDQAMQNMLNRFIQEYVFFEEEDDEHDEHSKIEELHKRRNFLAGYCKLIVYNMIPTKAAADVFKHYVKYYNDYGDIIKTTLGKARDINKTNCALTMQHSLNILYNEIVAEKGKVNRNSEEFTAIKELAKRFALSFGLDAVKNREAITALHRAGVLFAITPPDGIEQDPTGPPPNLSFLEILSEFTNKLLKQDKRVVLNFLDRRLQAGMPSSRGEDWQPLLLYRNSLLHGETDQVPVTSKRAYTRRKKDHLAEEEEVDEPEEGSDHEFSGKHKKKRGPRKHQAAGFYETSDTTQMQTSPTAIIEDASTSPSQDIDNKLKTLQIQSRSRRSQDHAEPRELRRTSRNSGRYVEGQYMESDSE from the exons ATGATGCACAGAAGAGGAGGTAAACGAATACGTATGGATGATCCAGTACCTCCGGAGTATGAGGCACCAATGACTCCAATGACTCCCATGAATGATAACTCTGGAGGAGAAGCAAATGAATCTTATTCTACTTATGCACCATATAGTCAAGCACCTCAAACACCTATACATAATCCAAC ccCTGAACATTATTCATCTGAAAGCTATAGTTCACCTGGTACGTCACAGCATCAATATCAAGAACAaacaggaaattttgaaaatcaatctCAATTTGAACAACCAATGACACCAGCAACTCCAACGAATATGAGGATTACAAGGAATACACGTGCTAGATTACGTG GAGGGCTAATACAGCAaccaaaatataaagaaatagaTACAGACTACATTCCAACTACTAGTAGTAGAGGAAGAGGAGGTGGTGGACGTGGACGTGGAAAGCGAACTCATCATTCACATAGTTTAGAAGATGAGGCTAGTCTTTATTATGTCATCAGGAATAATCGTTCTTCACTGACT ACTATTGTTGATGACTGGATAGAAAAGTATAAAAGTAATAGAGAAAATGCTCTTCTAATGCTAATGCAATTTTTCATTAATGCAAGTGGTTGCAAAGGTCGCATTACTTCTGAGATGCAAGCAACAATGGAACATGTGGCAATAATACGAAAAATGACTGAAGAATTTGATGAA GAAAGTGGAGAATATCCATTAATAATGACTGGACAACAATGGAAGAAATTCCGTGCAAATTTTTGTGAATTTGTTCAGATTTTAGTTCGACAATGTcagtattcaataatttatgatCAGTTTTTAATGGATAATgtaatttcattattaactGGTCTTTCGGATTCACAAGTAAGAGCTTTTAGGCACACAGCCACACTTGCTG CTATGAAACTTATGACTGCATTAGTAGATGTTGCTTTGACTGTATCAATAAATTTGGATAATACACAACGACAATATGAAGCTGAAAGACAAAAAGCTAGAGAGAAAAGAGCTGCAGATAGGCTTGAATCATTAATGGCCAAACGAAAAGAACTTGAAGAAAATAtggacgaaattaaaaatatgctTACATATATGTTCAAATCTGTATTTGTACATCGTTATAGAGATACATTACCAGAAATACGTGCAATTTGTATGGCAGAAATTGGAGTCTGGATGAAAAAATTTCATCAAAACTTTTTAGATGattcttatttaaaatacatag GTTGGACATTACATGATAAAGTTGGTGAAGTTCGATTAAAGTGTCTTCAAGCACTGCAACCATTGTATGCATCAGAAGAATTAAAAACTAAACTTGAACTTTTTACAAGTAAATTTAAAGATAGAATTGTTGCAATGACATTGGACAAAGAATATGATGTAGCAGTGCAAGCTGTCAAACTTGTTATCTCAATTTTAAAGCACCATAGGGAAATTCTTACTGACAAAGATTGCGAGCACGTGTACGAACTTGTTTATTCTTCTCACCGTGCTGTTGCACAGGCAGCAggtgaatttttaaacgaacgattaTTCCGACCTGATGATGAAGCAGTAGCAGGTGTGAAGACTAAGCGTGGAAAAAAGCGTCTGCCGAATACACCACTTATTCGAgatcttgttttattttttattgaatCGGAGCTTCATGAACACGGAGCATATTTGGTAGATTCTTTGATTGAAACAAATCAAATGATGAAAGATTGGGAATGTATGACAGATTTATTATTGGAAGAGGCTGGACCTGAGGAAGAAGCTTTAGATAATCAAAAAGAAACATCTTTGATTGAATTAATGGTTTGTTGTATAAAGCAGGCTGCTACAG gcGAAGCTCCAGTTGGTCGCGGACCAACTAGAAAGATTTTGTCGgcaaaagaaatgaaacaagTTCATGATGATAAACAACGATTGACCGAACATTTTATACAAACACTACCTCTTTTACTTGACAAATATAGAGCAGATCCTGAGAAGCTTGCAAATTTACTTGCTATTCCTCAATACTTTGATCTGGATATCTATACCAAATCTCGACAAGAACAAAACTTGGACTCATTATTAAATAAGATTCAGACAATTGTAGAAAAAATGCACGATACTGAAGTTTTGGATACAGCCGCGAAAACATTGGAACATATGTGCATAGAGGGGCACGCTATTTTCACCAG GTGTGACGTAGCACGCTCAACATTAATCGattctattgtaaataaatataaagaagCTATCGATGAATATAGAAATTTAATAGAAGGAGATGAAGAACCAGATGAAgatgaaattttcaatgttgTACAATCTCTTAAgaaagtttcaatattttattcttgtCACAATATGAATCCGTGGGGAATATGGGATTCTTTGTATAAGGATATCGAAGATGCTAAAGATCCATCTAA GTGTTTACCGCATGAGGCAGTTAAGTATTGCATAAGTGCGTGTTTCTTTGCAATTCTGTGGGGACAAAATCACCTCATGGAATCTGTAGATTCTGGAAATCGAGGTGAAGATGAATGTCGACAATTGAAGGAACGTTTACATTCTTTTATGGGTTCCATGCGTCACTTTGTTAGCGGTGATGGAACCGGCGCG ccttctccaccaattttAAGAGAAGAAGCGTACAATACAATATGTGATTTATTGGTAGTTTTTTGTAATCAATTGACAACTCATTCTAATCCTTTGATGCATCAGTTAGTATATGAACCTGATCAAGCAATGCAAAATATGCTTAATCGGTTTATACAGGAATACGTATTTTTTGAAGAAGAAGATG ATGAACATGATGAACATTCAAAGATTGAAGAGTTgcataaaagaagaaactttttgGCGGGTTATTGCAAGTTAATTGTATATAATATGATACCCACAAAAGCAGCAGCGGATGTGTTCAAacattatgtaaaatattacaatgATTATGGCGATATTATTAAAACTACACTAGGGAAGGCTAGagatattaataaaacaaattgTGCTTTGACTATGCAACAcagtttgaatattttgtataatgAAATAGTAGCTGAGAAAGGCAAAGTGAATAGAAACAGTGAAGAATTTACTGCTATAAAG GAACTCGCAAAACGATTTGCTTTATCGTTTGGCTTGGAtgcggtaaaaaatcgtgaagccATTACTGCTTTACATCGAGCGGGTGTTCTTTTCGCAATCACTCCACCAGACGGTATAGAACAAGATCCTACTGGTCCACCACCAAATTTATCTTTCCTTGAAATTTTATCTGAATTCACAAATAAACTTCTTAAACAAGATAAACGTGTCGT ATTAAATTTCCTCGATAGAAGACTACAAGCTGGAATGCCTTCCTCGCGGGGAGAGGATTGGCAACCTTTACTTTTGTACAGAAACAGTCTTTTACACGGCGAAACAGATCAAGTTCCAGTAACAAGTAAACGTGCTTACACGAGACGTAAAAAGGATCATTTAGCTG aagaagaagaagtagatgaGCCTGAAGAAGGTTCTGATCATGAATTTTCGGG CAAACACAAGAAGAAACGCGGTCCAAGGAAACACCA GGCTGCTGGCTTTTATGAAACCAGCGATACTACACAGATGCAGACGTCTCCAACGGCAATCATTGAAGATGCATCGACCAGTCCTTCTCAAGATATAGATAATAAACTTAAGACATTGCAGATTCAATCGAGGTC GCGAAGAAGTCAAGACCATGCGGAACCAAGAGAATTAAGAAGAACCTCTAGAAATTCTGGTCGCTATGTAGAAGGTCAATACATG GAATCTGATTCCGAATAA
- the Sa1 gene encoding stromal antigen isoform X1 encodes MMHRRGGKRIRMDDPVPPEYEAPMTPMTPMNDNSGGEANESYSTYAPYSQAPQTPIHNPTPEHYSSESYSSPGTSQHQYQEQTGNFENQSQFEQPMTPATPTNMRITRNTRARLRGGLIQQPKYKEIDTDYIPTTSSRGRGGGGRGRGKRTHHSHSLEDEASLYYVIRNNRSSLTTIVDDWIEKYKSNRENALLMLMQFFINASGCKGRITSEMQATMEHVAIIRKMTEEFDEESGEYPLIMTGQQWKKFRANFCEFVQILVRQCQYSIIYDQFLMDNVISLLTGLSDSQVRAFRHTATLAAMKLMTALVDVALTVSINLDNTQRQYEAERQKAREKRAADRLESLMAKRKELEENMDEIKNMLTYMFKSVFVHRYRDTLPEIRAICMAEIGVWMKKFHQNFLDDSYLKYIGWTLHDKVGEVRLKCLQALQPLYASEELKTKLELFTSKFKDRIVAMTLDKEYDVAVQAVKLVISILKHHREILTDKDCEHVYELVYSSHRAVAQAAGEFLNERLFRPDDEAVAGVKTKRGKKRLPNTPLIRDLVLFFIESELHEHGAYLVDSLIETNQMMKDWECMTDLLLEEAGPEEEALDNQKETSLIELMVCCIKQAATGEAPVGRGPTRKILSAKEMKQVHDDKQRLTEHFIQTLPLLLDKYRADPEKLANLLAIPQYFDLDIYTKSRQEQNLDSLLNKIQTIVEKMHDTEVLDTAAKTLEHMCIEGHAIFTRCDVARSTLIDSIVNKYKEAIDEYRNLIEGDEEPDEDEIFNVVQSLKKVSIFYSCHNMNPWGIWDSLYKDIEDAKDPSKCLPHEAVKYCISACFFAILWGQNHLMESVDSGNRGEDECRQLKERLHSFMGSMRHFVSGDGTGAPSPPILREEAYNTICDLLVVFCNQLTTHSNPLMHQLVYEPDQAMQNMLNRFIQEYVFFEEEDDEHDEHSKIEELHKRRNFLAGYCKLIVYNMIPTKAAADVFKHYVKYYNDYGDIIKTTLGKARDINKTNCALTMQHSLNILYNEIVAEKGKVNRNSEEFTAIKELAKRFALSFGLDAVKNREAITALHRAGVLFAITPPDGIEQDPTGPPPNLSFLEILSEFTNKLLKQDKRVVLNFLDRRLQAGMPSSRGEDWQPLLLYRNSLLHGETDQVPVTSKRAYTRRKKDHLAEEEEVDEPEEGSDHEFSGKHKKKRGPRKHQLAVNKVSITRGSRAAGFYETSDTTQMQTSPTAIIEDASTSPSQDIDNKLKTLQIQSRSRRSQDHAEPRELRRTSRNSGRYVEGQYMESDSE; translated from the exons ATGATGCACAGAAGAGGAGGTAAACGAATACGTATGGATGATCCAGTACCTCCGGAGTATGAGGCACCAATGACTCCAATGACTCCCATGAATGATAACTCTGGAGGAGAAGCAAATGAATCTTATTCTACTTATGCACCATATAGTCAAGCACCTCAAACACCTATACATAATCCAAC ccCTGAACATTATTCATCTGAAAGCTATAGTTCACCTGGTACGTCACAGCATCAATATCAAGAACAaacaggaaattttgaaaatcaatctCAATTTGAACAACCAATGACACCAGCAACTCCAACGAATATGAGGATTACAAGGAATACACGTGCTAGATTACGTG GAGGGCTAATACAGCAaccaaaatataaagaaatagaTACAGACTACATTCCAACTACTAGTAGTAGAGGAAGAGGAGGTGGTGGACGTGGACGTGGAAAGCGAACTCATCATTCACATAGTTTAGAAGATGAGGCTAGTCTTTATTATGTCATCAGGAATAATCGTTCTTCACTGACT ACTATTGTTGATGACTGGATAGAAAAGTATAAAAGTAATAGAGAAAATGCTCTTCTAATGCTAATGCAATTTTTCATTAATGCAAGTGGTTGCAAAGGTCGCATTACTTCTGAGATGCAAGCAACAATGGAACATGTGGCAATAATACGAAAAATGACTGAAGAATTTGATGAA GAAAGTGGAGAATATCCATTAATAATGACTGGACAACAATGGAAGAAATTCCGTGCAAATTTTTGTGAATTTGTTCAGATTTTAGTTCGACAATGTcagtattcaataatttatgatCAGTTTTTAATGGATAATgtaatttcattattaactGGTCTTTCGGATTCACAAGTAAGAGCTTTTAGGCACACAGCCACACTTGCTG CTATGAAACTTATGACTGCATTAGTAGATGTTGCTTTGACTGTATCAATAAATTTGGATAATACACAACGACAATATGAAGCTGAAAGACAAAAAGCTAGAGAGAAAAGAGCTGCAGATAGGCTTGAATCATTAATGGCCAAACGAAAAGAACTTGAAGAAAATAtggacgaaattaaaaatatgctTACATATATGTTCAAATCTGTATTTGTACATCGTTATAGAGATACATTACCAGAAATACGTGCAATTTGTATGGCAGAAATTGGAGTCTGGATGAAAAAATTTCATCAAAACTTTTTAGATGattcttatttaaaatacatag GTTGGACATTACATGATAAAGTTGGTGAAGTTCGATTAAAGTGTCTTCAAGCACTGCAACCATTGTATGCATCAGAAGAATTAAAAACTAAACTTGAACTTTTTACAAGTAAATTTAAAGATAGAATTGTTGCAATGACATTGGACAAAGAATATGATGTAGCAGTGCAAGCTGTCAAACTTGTTATCTCAATTTTAAAGCACCATAGGGAAATTCTTACTGACAAAGATTGCGAGCACGTGTACGAACTTGTTTATTCTTCTCACCGTGCTGTTGCACAGGCAGCAggtgaatttttaaacgaacgattaTTCCGACCTGATGATGAAGCAGTAGCAGGTGTGAAGACTAAGCGTGGAAAAAAGCGTCTGCCGAATACACCACTTATTCGAgatcttgttttattttttattgaatCGGAGCTTCATGAACACGGAGCATATTTGGTAGATTCTTTGATTGAAACAAATCAAATGATGAAAGATTGGGAATGTATGACAGATTTATTATTGGAAGAGGCTGGACCTGAGGAAGAAGCTTTAGATAATCAAAAAGAAACATCTTTGATTGAATTAATGGTTTGTTGTATAAAGCAGGCTGCTACAG gcGAAGCTCCAGTTGGTCGCGGACCAACTAGAAAGATTTTGTCGgcaaaagaaatgaaacaagTTCATGATGATAAACAACGATTGACCGAACATTTTATACAAACACTACCTCTTTTACTTGACAAATATAGAGCAGATCCTGAGAAGCTTGCAAATTTACTTGCTATTCCTCAATACTTTGATCTGGATATCTATACCAAATCTCGACAAGAACAAAACTTGGACTCATTATTAAATAAGATTCAGACAATTGTAGAAAAAATGCACGATACTGAAGTTTTGGATACAGCCGCGAAAACATTGGAACATATGTGCATAGAGGGGCACGCTATTTTCACCAG GTGTGACGTAGCACGCTCAACATTAATCGattctattgtaaataaatataaagaagCTATCGATGAATATAGAAATTTAATAGAAGGAGATGAAGAACCAGATGAAgatgaaattttcaatgttgTACAATCTCTTAAgaaagtttcaatattttattcttgtCACAATATGAATCCGTGGGGAATATGGGATTCTTTGTATAAGGATATCGAAGATGCTAAAGATCCATCTAA GTGTTTACCGCATGAGGCAGTTAAGTATTGCATAAGTGCGTGTTTCTTTGCAATTCTGTGGGGACAAAATCACCTCATGGAATCTGTAGATTCTGGAAATCGAGGTGAAGATGAATGTCGACAATTGAAGGAACGTTTACATTCTTTTATGGGTTCCATGCGTCACTTTGTTAGCGGTGATGGAACCGGCGCG ccttctccaccaattttAAGAGAAGAAGCGTACAATACAATATGTGATTTATTGGTAGTTTTTTGTAATCAATTGACAACTCATTCTAATCCTTTGATGCATCAGTTAGTATATGAACCTGATCAAGCAATGCAAAATATGCTTAATCGGTTTATACAGGAATACGTATTTTTTGAAGAAGAAGATG ATGAACATGATGAACATTCAAAGATTGAAGAGTTgcataaaagaagaaactttttgGCGGGTTATTGCAAGTTAATTGTATATAATATGATACCCACAAAAGCAGCAGCGGATGTGTTCAAacattatgtaaaatattacaatgATTATGGCGATATTATTAAAACTACACTAGGGAAGGCTAGagatattaataaaacaaattgTGCTTTGACTATGCAACAcagtttgaatattttgtataatgAAATAGTAGCTGAGAAAGGCAAAGTGAATAGAAACAGTGAAGAATTTACTGCTATAAAG GAACTCGCAAAACGATTTGCTTTATCGTTTGGCTTGGAtgcggtaaaaaatcgtgaagccATTACTGCTTTACATCGAGCGGGTGTTCTTTTCGCAATCACTCCACCAGACGGTATAGAACAAGATCCTACTGGTCCACCACCAAATTTATCTTTCCTTGAAATTTTATCTGAATTCACAAATAAACTTCTTAAACAAGATAAACGTGTCGT ATTAAATTTCCTCGATAGAAGACTACAAGCTGGAATGCCTTCCTCGCGGGGAGAGGATTGGCAACCTTTACTTTTGTACAGAAACAGTCTTTTACACGGCGAAACAGATCAAGTTCCAGTAACAAGTAAACGTGCTTACACGAGACGTAAAAAGGATCATTTAGCTG aagaagaagaagtagatgaGCCTGAAGAAGGTTCTGATCATGAATTTTCGGG CAAACACAAGAAGAAACGCGGTCCAAGGAAACACCA ATTAGCCGTTAATAAAGTATCAATAACTCGTGGATCTAGGGCTGCTGGCTTTTATGAAACCAGCGATACTACACAGATGCAGACGTCTCCAACGGCAATCATTGAAGATGCATCGACCAGTCCTTCTCAAGATATAGATAATAAACTTAAGACATTGCAGATTCAATCGAGGTC GCGAAGAAGTCAAGACCATGCGGAACCAAGAGAATTAAGAAGAACCTCTAGAAATTCTGGTCGCTATGTAGAAGGTCAATACATG GAATCTGATTCCGAATAA
- the Sa1 gene encoding stromal antigen isoform X3 has protein sequence MMHRRGGKRIRMDDPVPPEYEAPMTPMTPMNDNSGGEANESYSTYAPYSQAPQTPIHNPTPEHYSSESYSSPGTSQHQYQEQTGNFENQSQFEQPMTPATPTNMRITRNTRARLRGGLIQQPKYKEIDTDYIPTTSSRGRGGGGRGRGKRTHHSHSLEDEASLYYVIRNNRSSLTTIVDDWIEKYKSNRENALLMLMQFFINASGCKGRITSEMQATMEHVAIIRKMTEEFDEESGEYPLIMTGQQWKKFRANFCEFVQILVRQCQYSIIYDQFLMDNVISLLTGLSDSQVRAFRHTATLAAMKLMTALVDVALTVSINLDNTQRQYEAERQKAREKRAADRLESLMAKRKELEENMDEIKNMLTYMFKSVFVHRYRDTLPEIRAICMAEIGVWMKKFHQNFLDDSYLKYIGWTLHDKVGEVRLKCLQALQPLYASEELKTKLELFTSKFKDRIVAMTLDKEYDVAVQAVKLVISILKHHREILTDKDCEHVYELVYSSHRAVAQAAGEFLNERLFRPDDEAVAGVKTKRGKKRLPNTPLIRDLVLFFIESELHEHGAYLVDSLIETNQMMKDWECMTDLLLEEAGPEEEALDNQKETSLIELMVCCIKQAATGEAPVGRGPTRKILSAKEMKQVHDDKQRLTEHFIQTLPLLLDKYRADPEKLANLLAIPQYFDLDIYTKSRQEQNLDSLLNKIQTIVEKMHDTEVLDTAAKTLEHMCIEGHAIFTRCDVARSTLIDSIVNKYKEAIDEYRNLIEGDEEPDEDEIFNVVQSLKKVSIFYSCHNMNPWGIWDSLYKDIEDAKDPSKCLPHEAVKYCISACFFAILWGQNHLMESVDSGNRGEDECRQLKERLHSFMGSMRHFVSGDGTGAPSPPILREEAYNTICDLLVVFCNQLTTHSNPLMHQLVYEPDQAMQNMLNRFIQEYVFFEEEDDEHDEHSKIEELHKRRNFLAGYCKLIVYNMIPTKAAADVFKHYVKYYNDYGDIIKTTLGKARDINKTNCALTMQHSLNILYNEIVAEKGKVNRNSEEFTAIKELAKRFALSFGLDAVKNREAITALHRAGVLFAITPPDGIEQDPTGPPPNLSFLEILSEFTNKLLKQDKRVVLNFLDRRLQAGMPSSRGEDWQPLLLYRNSLLHGETDQVPVTSKRAYTRRKKDHLAEEEEVDEPEEGSDHEFSGLPDRYSS, from the exons ATGATGCACAGAAGAGGAGGTAAACGAATACGTATGGATGATCCAGTACCTCCGGAGTATGAGGCACCAATGACTCCAATGACTCCCATGAATGATAACTCTGGAGGAGAAGCAAATGAATCTTATTCTACTTATGCACCATATAGTCAAGCACCTCAAACACCTATACATAATCCAAC ccCTGAACATTATTCATCTGAAAGCTATAGTTCACCTGGTACGTCACAGCATCAATATCAAGAACAaacaggaaattttgaaaatcaatctCAATTTGAACAACCAATGACACCAGCAACTCCAACGAATATGAGGATTACAAGGAATACACGTGCTAGATTACGTG GAGGGCTAATACAGCAaccaaaatataaagaaatagaTACAGACTACATTCCAACTACTAGTAGTAGAGGAAGAGGAGGTGGTGGACGTGGACGTGGAAAGCGAACTCATCATTCACATAGTTTAGAAGATGAGGCTAGTCTTTATTATGTCATCAGGAATAATCGTTCTTCACTGACT ACTATTGTTGATGACTGGATAGAAAAGTATAAAAGTAATAGAGAAAATGCTCTTCTAATGCTAATGCAATTTTTCATTAATGCAAGTGGTTGCAAAGGTCGCATTACTTCTGAGATGCAAGCAACAATGGAACATGTGGCAATAATACGAAAAATGACTGAAGAATTTGATGAA GAAAGTGGAGAATATCCATTAATAATGACTGGACAACAATGGAAGAAATTCCGTGCAAATTTTTGTGAATTTGTTCAGATTTTAGTTCGACAATGTcagtattcaataatttatgatCAGTTTTTAATGGATAATgtaatttcattattaactGGTCTTTCGGATTCACAAGTAAGAGCTTTTAGGCACACAGCCACACTTGCTG CTATGAAACTTATGACTGCATTAGTAGATGTTGCTTTGACTGTATCAATAAATTTGGATAATACACAACGACAATATGAAGCTGAAAGACAAAAAGCTAGAGAGAAAAGAGCTGCAGATAGGCTTGAATCATTAATGGCCAAACGAAAAGAACTTGAAGAAAATAtggacgaaattaaaaatatgctTACATATATGTTCAAATCTGTATTTGTACATCGTTATAGAGATACATTACCAGAAATACGTGCAATTTGTATGGCAGAAATTGGAGTCTGGATGAAAAAATTTCATCAAAACTTTTTAGATGattcttatttaaaatacatag GTTGGACATTACATGATAAAGTTGGTGAAGTTCGATTAAAGTGTCTTCAAGCACTGCAACCATTGTATGCATCAGAAGAATTAAAAACTAAACTTGAACTTTTTACAAGTAAATTTAAAGATAGAATTGTTGCAATGACATTGGACAAAGAATATGATGTAGCAGTGCAAGCTGTCAAACTTGTTATCTCAATTTTAAAGCACCATAGGGAAATTCTTACTGACAAAGATTGCGAGCACGTGTACGAACTTGTTTATTCTTCTCACCGTGCTGTTGCACAGGCAGCAggtgaatttttaaacgaacgattaTTCCGACCTGATGATGAAGCAGTAGCAGGTGTGAAGACTAAGCGTGGAAAAAAGCGTCTGCCGAATACACCACTTATTCGAgatcttgttttattttttattgaatCGGAGCTTCATGAACACGGAGCATATTTGGTAGATTCTTTGATTGAAACAAATCAAATGATGAAAGATTGGGAATGTATGACAGATTTATTATTGGAAGAGGCTGGACCTGAGGAAGAAGCTTTAGATAATCAAAAAGAAACATCTTTGATTGAATTAATGGTTTGTTGTATAAAGCAGGCTGCTACAG gcGAAGCTCCAGTTGGTCGCGGACCAACTAGAAAGATTTTGTCGgcaaaagaaatgaaacaagTTCATGATGATAAACAACGATTGACCGAACATTTTATACAAACACTACCTCTTTTACTTGACAAATATAGAGCAGATCCTGAGAAGCTTGCAAATTTACTTGCTATTCCTCAATACTTTGATCTGGATATCTATACCAAATCTCGACAAGAACAAAACTTGGACTCATTATTAAATAAGATTCAGACAATTGTAGAAAAAATGCACGATACTGAAGTTTTGGATACAGCCGCGAAAACATTGGAACATATGTGCATAGAGGGGCACGCTATTTTCACCAG GTGTGACGTAGCACGCTCAACATTAATCGattctattgtaaataaatataaagaagCTATCGATGAATATAGAAATTTAATAGAAGGAGATGAAGAACCAGATGAAgatgaaattttcaatgttgTACAATCTCTTAAgaaagtttcaatattttattcttgtCACAATATGAATCCGTGGGGAATATGGGATTCTTTGTATAAGGATATCGAAGATGCTAAAGATCCATCTAA GTGTTTACCGCATGAGGCAGTTAAGTATTGCATAAGTGCGTGTTTCTTTGCAATTCTGTGGGGACAAAATCACCTCATGGAATCTGTAGATTCTGGAAATCGAGGTGAAGATGAATGTCGACAATTGAAGGAACGTTTACATTCTTTTATGGGTTCCATGCGTCACTTTGTTAGCGGTGATGGAACCGGCGCG ccttctccaccaattttAAGAGAAGAAGCGTACAATACAATATGTGATTTATTGGTAGTTTTTTGTAATCAATTGACAACTCATTCTAATCCTTTGATGCATCAGTTAGTATATGAACCTGATCAAGCAATGCAAAATATGCTTAATCGGTTTATACAGGAATACGTATTTTTTGAAGAAGAAGATG ATGAACATGATGAACATTCAAAGATTGAAGAGTTgcataaaagaagaaactttttgGCGGGTTATTGCAAGTTAATTGTATATAATATGATACCCACAAAAGCAGCAGCGGATGTGTTCAAacattatgtaaaatattacaatgATTATGGCGATATTATTAAAACTACACTAGGGAAGGCTAGagatattaataaaacaaattgTGCTTTGACTATGCAACAcagtttgaatattttgtataatgAAATAGTAGCTGAGAAAGGCAAAGTGAATAGAAACAGTGAAGAATTTACTGCTATAAAG GAACTCGCAAAACGATTTGCTTTATCGTTTGGCTTGGAtgcggtaaaaaatcgtgaagccATTACTGCTTTACATCGAGCGGGTGTTCTTTTCGCAATCACTCCACCAGACGGTATAGAACAAGATCCTACTGGTCCACCACCAAATTTATCTTTCCTTGAAATTTTATCTGAATTCACAAATAAACTTCTTAAACAAGATAAACGTGTCGT ATTAAATTTCCTCGATAGAAGACTACAAGCTGGAATGCCTTCCTCGCGGGGAGAGGATTGGCAACCTTTACTTTTGTACAGAAACAGTCTTTTACACGGCGAAACAGATCAAGTTCCAGTAACAAGTAAACGTGCTTACACGAGACGTAAAAAGGATCATTTAGCTG aagaagaagaagtagatgaGCCTGAAGAAGGTTCTGATCATGAATTTTCGGG GCTACCTGATCGTTATTCAAGCTAA